In one window of Kitasatospora sp. MMS16-BH015 DNA:
- a CDS encoding YhjD/YihY/BrkB family envelope integrity protein: protein MRTDWRARWGELRAVPDRVPLVGRAVGQLVRVNLLDCATRLAAQAFLSALPALLVLAVFAPAAVRSGVTGSLRDQLGLSGPAQEQVQQLMAAGRSDVSDSFGLLGVLVTLLSATTLSRAMQRVCERCWESPKSGARVAAWRWLAWLVVWLAFLVFEGPLRKGFGAGPGLGLPLLALAATAIWWWTQHLLLGGRVRWYPLLPGALLCGVSVVGVSVAGQVYLPRAMTQSVQKFGPYGVVFTSLSWLIVLFTAVTCAIALGRVLAEEPPLARWLGTRTEPGHWGGPPSPAPGGEPGPDTPRGGERVG from the coding sequence GTGCGCACGGACTGGCGGGCCAGGTGGGGCGAGCTGCGGGCGGTGCCCGATCGGGTGCCCCTGGTGGGGCGGGCCGTCGGGCAGCTCGTTCGGGTGAACCTGCTGGACTGCGCCACCCGGCTGGCCGCCCAGGCCTTCCTCAGCGCCCTGCCCGCCCTGCTGGTGCTCGCCGTCTTCGCCCCGGCGGCGGTGCGCAGCGGGGTGACCGGCTCGCTCCGCGACCAGCTGGGCCTCTCCGGCCCGGCCCAGGAGCAGGTGCAGCAGCTGATGGCGGCCGGGCGCAGCGACGTCTCGGACAGCTTCGGCCTGCTCGGGGTGCTGGTCACCCTGCTCTCCGCCACCACGCTGAGCCGGGCCATGCAGCGGGTCTGCGAACGCTGCTGGGAGTCGCCCAAGAGCGGCGCCCGGGTGGCCGCCTGGCGCTGGCTCGCCTGGCTGGTGGTCTGGCTGGCCTTCCTGGTCTTCGAGGGCCCGCTGCGCAAGGGCTTCGGAGCCGGCCCGGGCCTCGGGCTGCCGCTGCTCGCCCTGGCCGCCACCGCCATCTGGTGGTGGACCCAGCACCTGCTGCTCGGCGGCCGGGTGCGGTGGTACCCGCTGCTGCCGGGGGCCCTGCTCTGCGGCGTCTCCGTGGTCGGCGTCAGCGTGGCCGGGCAGGTCTACCTCCCCCGGGCGATGACCCAGAGCGTGCAGAAGTTCGGCCCGTACGGAGTGGTGTTCACCTCGCTGAGCTGGCTGATCGTGCTGTTCACCGCCGTCACCTGCGCGATCGCGCTGGGCCGCGTGCTGGCCGAGGAGCCGCCCCTGGCCCGGTGGCTCGGCACCCGCACCGAACCCGGCCACTGGGGCGGCCCGCCGAGCCCGGCCCCGGGCGGGGAGCCGGGCCCGGACACGCCTCGGGGCGGGGAGCGGGTCGGCTGA
- a CDS encoding polyprenol monophosphomannose synthase, translating to MTAPEETTFADLGKVLVIIPTYNEAENVERIVSRVRAAVPEVHVLVADDNSPDGTGDIADKLAATDDHVQVMHRKGKEGLGAAYLAGFRWGIDHGYSVLVEMDADGSHQPEELHRLLTALRGADLVQGSRWVPGGKVVNWPKSRLLISRGGSFYSRMMLGVPIKDVTGGYRAFRKETLLGIGMDEVASAGYCFQVDLAWRTVKAGFKVVEVPITFIEREFGASKMSRNILVEALFRVTGWGINSRIQKLTGKTGR from the coding sequence GTGACTGCCCCTGAGGAGACGACCTTCGCCGATCTCGGCAAGGTCCTGGTGATCATCCCGACCTACAACGAGGCCGAGAACGTCGAGCGGATCGTCTCCCGCGTCCGTGCCGCCGTCCCCGAGGTCCACGTCCTCGTCGCCGACGACAACAGCCCCGACGGCACCGGCGACATCGCCGACAAGCTCGCCGCCACCGACGACCACGTCCAGGTCATGCACCGCAAGGGCAAGGAAGGCCTCGGCGCCGCCTACCTCGCCGGCTTCCGCTGGGGCATCGACCACGGCTACAGCGTCCTCGTCGAAATGGACGCCGACGGCTCCCACCAGCCCGAGGAACTCCACCGCCTCCTCACCGCCCTGCGCGGCGCCGACCTCGTCCAGGGCTCCCGCTGGGTCCCCGGCGGCAAGGTCGTCAACTGGCCCAAGTCCCGCCTCCTCATCTCCCGCGGCGGCTCCTTCTACTCCCGCATGATGCTCGGCGTCCCCATCAAGGACGTCACCGGCGGCTACCGCGCCTTCCGCAAGGAGACCCTCCTGGGCATCGGCATGGACGAGGTCGCCTCCGCCGGCTACTGCTTCCAGGTCGACCTCGCCTGGCGCACCGTCAAGGCCGGCTTCAAGGTCGTCGAGGTCCCGATCACCTTCATCGAGCGCGAATTCGGCGCCTCCAAGATGAGCCGCAACATCCTCGTCGAAGCCCTCTTCCGCGTCACCGGCTGGGGCATCAACAGCCGCATCCAGAAGCTCACCGGCAAGACCGGCAGGTAG
- a CDS encoding glycosyltransferase family 39 protein, with product MSVAIRTLRSPSGWLLPGLLALLLGLYRIDTPELWRDEISSWSAAARPLPELFAMLGNVDASSGTYYVLLHLWSALFGDSTLSLRLPSALAMGGAAGLTALATRRWYGSAPAGLAAGLLFAVCPSVSAYAQEVRAYALVTCAAAGATLCLLRALDRPAFGRWAWYGGCTVAAGALHLVSLTGLIGHAVVVALVAWPARQPWRLVRQWALTVTVTVLPLVPLALLGRRQSDRQLGWIPAPTLDALRTFGPSLVGGWHVWHAFEVLTVLALLLVHRRALGPLAMAALPALAVWAYSHGSTSYFLDRYLLFTLPAWAMLAAGCLATRRGPAAWVRVLLALALGVTVLLLGVPEQRRNRQEIAHSAVDFRGAAQVIAAGYRPGDGIVALAGWDAWRMIGPGVAYYLPARVRPYPFLLAETAVRADDLYPVPCPDPAACIGAVTRAWVVTIGPGNDPYANLPADQTAALRSVFTPVEISHPRMLTVSLLRRTRP from the coding sequence TTGAGCGTCGCCATCCGCACCCTCCGCTCCCCCTCCGGCTGGCTCCTCCCCGGCCTGCTCGCCCTGCTGCTCGGGCTCTACCGGATCGACACCCCCGAACTCTGGCGGGACGAGATCTCCAGCTGGAGCGCCGCCGCCCGGCCGCTGCCGGAGCTCTTCGCGATGCTCGGCAACGTGGACGCCAGCAGCGGCACCTACTACGTGCTGCTGCACCTGTGGAGCGCGCTCTTCGGCGACTCCACCCTGAGCCTGCGGCTGCCCTCCGCCCTGGCCATGGGCGGGGCCGCCGGCCTCACCGCCCTGGCCACCCGCCGCTGGTACGGCAGCGCCCCCGCCGGGCTGGCGGCCGGGCTGCTCTTCGCGGTCTGCCCGAGCGTCTCAGCGTACGCGCAGGAGGTGCGCGCCTACGCGCTGGTGACCTGCGCGGCGGCCGGCGCCACCCTCTGCCTGCTGCGCGCCCTGGACCGGCCCGCCTTCGGGCGGTGGGCCTGGTACGGCGGCTGCACGGTGGCCGCCGGGGCGCTGCACCTGGTCTCGCTGACCGGCCTGATCGGCCACGCCGTGGTGGTGGCCCTGGTCGCCTGGCCGGCCCGGCAGCCCTGGCGGCTGGTGCGGCAGTGGGCGCTGACCGTGACCGTCACGGTGCTGCCGCTGGTGCCGCTGGCCCTGCTCGGGCGCCGGCAGTCCGACCGCCAGCTGGGCTGGATCCCCGCGCCCACCCTGGACGCGCTGCGCACCTTCGGGCCCTCGCTGGTCGGCGGCTGGCACGTCTGGCACGCCTTCGAGGTGCTCACCGTGCTGGCCCTGCTGCTGGTGCACCGGCGGGCGCTGGGCCCGCTGGCCATGGCCGCCCTGCCCGCCCTCGCGGTCTGGGCCTACTCGCACGGCTCCACCTCGTATTTCCTCGACCGGTACCTGCTCTTCACCCTCCCGGCCTGGGCCATGCTGGCGGCCGGCTGCCTGGCCACCCGGCGCGGGCCCGCCGCCTGGGTGCGGGTGCTGCTCGCGCTCGCGCTGGGCGTGACCGTGCTGCTGCTCGGGGTGCCGGAGCAGCGGCGGAACCGCCAGGAGATCGCGCACAGCGCGGTGGACTTCCGAGGCGCGGCGCAGGTGATCGCCGCCGGGTACCGGCCCGGGGACGGCATCGTCGCGCTGGCCGGCTGGGACGCCTGGCGGATGATCGGACCGGGGGTGGCCTACTACCTGCCGGCCCGGGTCCGGCCGTACCCTTTCCTGCTGGCCGAGACGGCGGTGCGGGCGGACGACCTCTACCCCGTGCCCTGTCCGGACCCGGCGGCCTGCATCGGTGCCGTGACCCGGGCCTGGGTCGTTACCATCGGGCCGGGGAACGACCCGTACGCGAACCTGCCGGCGGACCAGACCGCGGCGCTGCGGTCGGTGTTCACCCCGGTGGAGATCAGCCACCCCCGCATGCTCACCGTCTCGCTGCTGAGGCGGACCCGCCCCTGA